One genomic window of Candidatus Kuenenia stuttgartiensis includes the following:
- a CDS encoding glutaredoxin family protein — protein sequence MAKNKFKVFCTPFCPKCNQLLAYLNKRNADYISYDIDKDEDARKDAIRIVGTDDIESLDKLPIVVVNEDKILYGFNKEEIDAYLV from the coding sequence ATGGCTAAAAATAAATTTAAAGTATTTTGCACCCCGTTTTGCCCGAAATGTAATCAATTGCTTGCATACTTAAACAAGAGAAATGCAGATTACATTTCCTACGATATAGACAAGGATGAAGACGCAAGGAAAGATGCGATAAGAATTGTTGGCACTGATGACATAGAATCTCTCGACAAACTTCCCATTGTCGTTGTTAATGAAGATAAGATATTGTATGGTTTCAATAAAGAAGAAATCGACGCATATCTTGTCTGA
- a CDS encoding DUF1349 domain-containing protein, with product MKKLTLVLYIFFIGLISFLFIEGTKVHASALFEDEFDGKSLENSWIILRENQSDISLTESPGHLRIISKAEDLWQINVNNKIKLLRRGPHGDFEIVARLTYDPKEKFQQAGIILYEDEENYVMLTRQKDDAQHVVMSRSVSKTEGAKSAATSLTTLYLKLTKSGESISGAFSTNGETWTTVDHISGLHFKHPQVGLVGFNAQQKTTANADFDFFKISAIGGGVASAVEELLEVNKYNKSIHVMAMLMVGFGFLMVYVKRYGWGAATATYIAVSFVIPYYMYLKSKGLFGEVAEFQIDRLILAEFCAASMLIAMGAYLGRLKMSQYIIAALLFVPSYMLNEWIMLDDGMGLIPKGKLIDTGGSIVIHQFGAYFGLGVIIRMTTKEDFSKGIESDKISNQYSMLGSMVLWIFWPSFCAAAAEASQMVTAAINTILSLCAATISTYLATTLIRKKIVIEDMANAALAGGVAIGSSCAHTTPRAALMLGFIAGILSVIGFALIQPRLQKMIKGIDTCGVHNLHGMPGILGGLAAIFMAGSAVPGLQIKGVVITFVVAIITGLASGTVVSLFGHRRDSYNDEEEFVVEAH from the coding sequence ATGAAAAAACTGACATTAGTATTGTATATTTTTTTTATTGGCCTCATAAGTTTTCTGTTTATAGAGGGAACAAAGGTTCATGCAAGTGCACTGTTTGAGGATGAATTTGATGGGAAATCTCTGGAAAATTCATGGATTATATTACGTGAAAATCAAAGTGATATTAGTCTTACCGAAAGCCCGGGGCATTTAAGGATTATATCCAAGGCTGAAGACTTGTGGCAAATAAATGTTAACAACAAGATTAAACTCCTTCGCCGTGGACCACATGGCGATTTTGAAATAGTCGCCAGGTTAACGTATGATCCCAAAGAAAAGTTTCAGCAGGCAGGAATAATCCTATACGAGGATGAGGAAAACTATGTAATGCTCACCCGCCAAAAAGATGACGCACAGCACGTCGTAATGAGCAGGTCTGTTTCTAAAACGGAAGGTGCGAAATCTGCCGCCACATCATTGACAACGTTGTATTTAAAATTAACAAAGTCCGGGGAAAGTATTTCCGGCGCTTTCAGCACGAATGGAGAAACATGGACGACCGTAGATCACATTTCCGGCTTACATTTTAAACATCCGCAGGTCGGCTTGGTAGGTTTTAACGCTCAACAAAAAACCACGGCCAATGCGGACTTTGATTTTTTTAAGATAAGTGCAATAGGCGGAGGGGTTGCTTCTGCAGTGGAGGAATTGCTCGAAGTAAATAAATACAACAAATCCATTCACGTTATGGCAATGTTGATGGTAGGTTTCGGATTTTTAATGGTCTACGTAAAAAGATATGGCTGGGGGGCTGCTACCGCCACCTATATTGCCGTGAGTTTTGTTATTCCTTACTACATGTACTTAAAATCAAAGGGGCTATTCGGAGAGGTAGCGGAATTTCAAATAGACCGTTTAATCCTCGCGGAATTCTGTGCGGCGTCCATGCTTATTGCAATGGGGGCATATTTGGGAAGATTAAAAATGTCTCAGTATATTATTGCGGCATTGTTGTTTGTTCCTTCCTATATGCTTAACGAATGGATTATGTTAGACGATGGAATGGGTTTGATACCAAAGGGGAAGCTCATTGATACGGGCGGGTCGATAGTTATCCATCAGTTTGGTGCATATTTTGGATTGGGCGTAATAATAAGGATGACCACAAAGGAAGACTTCTCGAAAGGTATTGAGTCCGATAAGATAAGCAATCAGTATTCGATGCTTGGAAGTATGGTGCTGTGGATATTCTGGCCATCGTTTTGTGCGGCAGCCGCCGAGGCGTCACAAATGGTTACTGCGGCGATAAACACTATTCTTTCCTTATGTGCCGCAACAATTTCTACTTATCTTGCGACAACGTTGATTCGAAAGAAAATCGTTATTGAAGATATGGCAAATGCCGCACTTGCCGGCGGTGTGGCTATCGGTTCTTCTTGTGCTCATACAACGCCAAGGGCAGCGCTGATGCTAGGTTTCATAGCCGGTATTTTGAGTGTCATTGGCTTTGCACTCATACAACCACGGCTTCAGAAAATGATTAAGGGTATTGATACCTGCGGCGTTCATAACCTTCATGGTATGCCTGGTATATTGGGTGGTCTGGCAGCAATTTTTATGGCAGGCAGCGCAGTGCCGGGATTGCAGATAAAGGGGGTTGTTATAACCTTTGTCGTGGCCATTATTACCGGGCTTGCAAGCGGGACGGTGGTTTCTCTGTTTGGCCACAGAAGAGATTCTTACAATGATGAAGAAGAATTTGTAGTGGAAGCCCACTAA
- a CDS encoding alpha/beta hydrolase, translating to MNITEEHVHFPSDNLSLEGVLAYDENTMPSRAILLCPPHPTLGGDMENNIITSLARVSAKAGFLSLRFNYRGVGNSECGVKDIAEIFHYWEKTMSSENYADALTDVHSALNFLVKQSGRDAKIFIAGYSFGCIVGMRVATASDAVSAFASISTPFGKYNLSFLRECKKPKLFIYNQNDFATTVEDTLQGLEKIHLPVTSELIENSDHFYRGKEGIVSMKVCNFFDGIRY from the coding sequence ATGAACATAACAGAAGAACACGTTCATTTCCCTTCTGATAATTTATCCCTCGAGGGAGTATTGGCATACGATGAAAACACAATGCCTTCCAGGGCAATTCTTTTATGCCCCCCCCATCCTACCCTCGGCGGCGATATGGAAAACAATATAATAACGAGCCTTGCGCGTGTTTCGGCAAAAGCCGGCTTTCTCTCGCTCCGTTTCAATTACCGCGGCGTTGGTAACAGCGAATGCGGGGTGAAAGATATTGCAGAAATATTTCACTACTGGGAAAAAACAATGAGCAGTGAAAATTATGCCGATGCCCTAACGGACGTTCATTCAGCTCTAAATTTCCTGGTAAAGCAGTCCGGCAGGGACGCTAAGATATTTATTGCGGGGTATTCATTTGGCTGTATTGTTGGCATGAGAGTAGCGACGGCAAGCGATGCCGTATCGGCATTCGCTTCAATTTCCACGCCATTTGGCAAATATAACCTCAGTTTTTTAAGGGAATGTAAAAAACCAAAATTATTCATATATAATCAAAATGATTTCGCCACAACAGTGGAAGACACACTGCAAGGTTTAGAAAAAATACACTTGCCCGTGACAAGTGAGTTAATAGAAAACAGCGACCATTTCTACCGGGGAAAAGAAGGTATTGTTTCCATGAAGGTGTGTAATTTCTTTGATGGTATCAGGTATTGA
- a CDS encoding Fic family protein — MEELLKNDLLSPYVSMLDIDLNDAFSSIKQKEWTADNFKFATAVSVMSSSRIEGETLEVDSYVKHKVLNIEYLPNLTEKPNDLYAAYEFARDNRLSLSNFYKAHSIATRQLLPEAQRGVIRTGNMLIMEQQSQRIQYEAAPASIVKKEFKRFWDELETLLAGSPGTEEIFYYASYIHLVFVKIHLFNDGNGRAARLLEKWFLSSHLGQNAWYIASEYYYYHNLQAYYNNLARIGLFYEDLKYEKTLPFLLMLPKALEIQYKSS; from the coding sequence ATGGAAGAGTTGCTTAAAAACGATTTACTGTCACCGTATGTATCCATGCTGGATATAGACCTGAATGATGCCTTTTCTTCAATTAAACAAAAAGAATGGACTGCGGATAACTTTAAATTTGCCACTGCAGTATCGGTAATGTCTTCATCCCGTATAGAAGGCGAAACCTTAGAGGTTGACAGCTATGTAAAACACAAAGTGCTCAACATAGAATATCTGCCCAACCTGACCGAAAAGCCCAATGATTTGTATGCCGCCTATGAATTTGCAAGGGACAACAGGCTTAGCCTATCCAATTTTTATAAAGCCCACAGCATAGCTACCCGTCAGTTATTGCCGGAGGCACAACGGGGCGTGATAAGGACAGGTAACATGCTGATTATGGAGCAGCAGTCTCAACGCATACAATACGAAGCTGCGCCTGCATCCATTGTAAAAAAGGAATTTAAACGTTTTTGGGATGAACTGGAAACATTGCTTGCCGGTTCGCCCGGCACCGAAGAGATTTTCTATTATGCATCTTACATTCATTTAGTATTTGTAAAAATTCATCTATTCAATGATGGTAATGGCAGAGCTGCCAGGCTGCTGGAAAAATGGTTTTTAAGTAGCCATTTAGGTCAAAATGCGTGGTATATAGCAAGCGAGTATTACTATTATCACAACCTGCAAGCCTACTACAATAATTTAGCCCGCATAGGATTATTCTATGAAGATTTAAAGTATGAAAAAACATTGCCTTTTCTGCTGATGCTTCCAAAGGCATTGGAAATACAGTATAAAAGCAGTTAA
- a CDS encoding MFS transporter translates to MLKFKNRQELGWCFYDWANSAFATTVMAGFFPVFFKNYWCQGMEVTKSTAILGMANSLSGFLVAAIAPIIGAIADSGSYKKRFLIFFAYLGVLSTTALFMVQRGNWLFAAVAYTIGTVGFSGSVIFYDSILPLITNKKRIDYVSALGYAMGYLGGGILFAFNIWMILHPAFFGLKDANHAIRISFLTVAAWWGIFTLPIIFFVKEPGKEPRISPKFAFRSGLKQLTHTLHKMQHMKTIVLFLTAYWLYIDGVDTIVRMGVDYGLSIGFEYRDLLLALLITQFVSFPCAIVFGKLGERIGAKHAIFIAIGVYIFAVMWAMRMKATYEFYGLAILIGLVQGGIQAMSRSFYSRLIPHDQLAEFYGFYNMVGKFAVILGPVLIGITGIFFESSRMGIASIVILFITGGVLLFFVDEKKGAEQTKYLSLRENGQ, encoded by the coding sequence ATGCTGAAGTTTAAAAACAGGCAGGAATTGGGGTGGTGTTTTTATGATTGGGCGAATTCGGCATTCGCCACAACCGTCATGGCAGGATTCTTCCCGGTTTTTTTTAAAAATTACTGGTGTCAGGGTATGGAAGTGACAAAAAGTACTGCGATTTTGGGAATGGCAAATTCTTTGTCGGGGTTTTTAGTGGCAGCGATTGCCCCAATAATTGGTGCGATTGCGGATAGCGGGTCGTATAAAAAAAGGTTTCTTATTTTTTTTGCATATCTTGGAGTCCTGTCAACAACAGCGCTTTTTATGGTGCAGAGGGGTAATTGGCTGTTTGCGGCAGTTGCCTACACAATTGGCACGGTTGGATTTTCAGGCAGTGTCATCTTTTATGATTCCATCCTTCCTTTAATAACAAATAAAAAAAGGATTGATTATGTATCTGCGCTGGGCTATGCGATGGGTTATCTTGGCGGAGGAATACTCTTTGCATTCAATATTTGGATGATATTACACCCGGCATTTTTTGGACTGAAAGATGCAAACCACGCAATACGTATTTCCTTTTTAACCGTTGCCGCCTGGTGGGGAATATTTACATTACCCATTATTTTTTTTGTAAAGGAACCCGGGAAAGAACCCCGCATTTCGCCTAAATTTGCTTTCCGAAGCGGATTGAAACAATTAACCCATACCTTACATAAGATGCAACACATGAAAACGATAGTTCTTTTTTTAACCGCCTATTGGCTTTATATTGATGGCGTGGATACTATAGTAAGAATGGGGGTTGATTATGGATTGTCAATAGGTTTCGAATACAGGGACTTGCTGCTGGCATTGCTTATCACCCAATTCGTAAGTTTTCCCTGCGCCATAGTATTTGGAAAGCTGGGTGAAAGAATAGGGGCGAAACATGCGATTTTTATTGCTATCGGAGTCTATATCTTTGCAGTAATGTGGGCAATGAGGATGAAGGCAACCTATGAGTTTTATGGGCTTGCTATCCTTATAGGGCTTGTCCAGGGCGGCATTCAGGCAATGAGTCGGTCTTTTTATTCACGCCTTATTCCCCATGATCAATTGGCTGAGTTTTACGGATTTTACAATATGGTAGGCAAGTTTGCCGTTATCCTAGGCCCTGTTTTAATCGGCATTACAGGGATATTTTTTGAGAGTTCGCGAATGGGCATCGCGTCAATCGTGATTCTCTTTATAACCGGAGGGGTACTGCTTTTTTTTGTGGATGAAAAGAAAGGTGCTGAGCAAACAAAATATCTTTCTTTACGTGAAAACGGACAGTAG
- the ftcD gene encoding glutamate formimidoyltransferase, with protein MNKIIECVPNFSEGKDPRKVAKIADAVQRVKGVKLLNVESDPDYNRTVITFAGEPEAVRDAAFSAIETAANVIDMTLQKGEHPRIGATDVCPFVPVANITMSECVKIAHLLGKDVGERIGIPVYLYAEAANVPRRYLLPDIRKGEYEGLSKKMNDAEWRPDYGPSVFNDRVKKTGATVIGAREFLIAYNVNLDTDDISVANTISGMIRSSGRMKLNEKGEKERVAGTLKFVQAMGVDLKEYKITQVSTNILNYKVTPPHVVFEEIKKLANVYGVNVRGSEVIGLIPKGAIIEAGRFYSSEENEQNLVNVAVEKLGLSQLNKFVPDKKVVEYMLGLN; from the coding sequence ATGAATAAAATAATTGAATGTGTGCCTAATTTTAGCGAAGGAAAAGATCCCCGGAAAGTAGCAAAAATTGCAGATGCGGTTCAAAGGGTTAAGGGGGTGAAATTGCTGAACGTCGAATCTGATCCGGACTATAACCGCACGGTAATTACCTTTGCGGGAGAGCCGGAAGCAGTAAGGGACGCTGCATTTTCTGCAATAGAAACGGCAGCGAACGTTATTGATATGACACTGCAAAAAGGGGAACATCCGCGTATTGGCGCAACAGATGTTTGCCCTTTTGTTCCCGTGGCAAACATTACCATGTCTGAATGCGTTAAAATCGCACATTTATTAGGTAAGGATGTTGGAGAAAGGATTGGTATTCCCGTGTATCTTTACGCGGAGGCGGCAAATGTACCCCGACGTTATTTGCTCCCGGACATACGGAAAGGCGAATATGAAGGCCTTTCAAAAAAAATGAACGATGCGGAATGGCGGCCTGATTACGGCCCTTCAGTATTTAACGACCGTGTGAAAAAAACAGGCGCCACGGTGATTGGCGCGCGGGAATTTTTAATTGCTTACAATGTGAATCTTGATACTGACGATATTTCCGTTGCCAATACTATTTCAGGGATGATCCGGTCTTCGGGGAGAATGAAATTGAATGAAAAAGGGGAAAAGGAGCGTGTTGCCGGTACGCTGAAATTCGTTCAGGCAATGGGCGTGGATTTAAAGGAATACAAAATTACTCAGGTATCCACCAACATCCTGAATTATAAAGTAACCCCGCCGCATGTTGTTTTTGAAGAGATAAAGAAACTTGCAAACGTTTATGGCGTAAACGTCCGTGGCAGCGAGGTTATCGGCCTTATACCAAAAGGCGCTATTATTGAGGCAGGACGTTTTTATTCTTCGGAAGAAAATGAACAAAACCTTGTCAACGTTGCAGTAGAAAAACTGGGATTAAGCCAGCTCAATAAATTTGTACCGGATAAAAAAGTTGTTGAGTATATGCTTGGACTGAATTGA
- a CDS encoding cytochrome c3 family protein translates to MFEEVKNLNKRHAVRLAISALIAIAIAVAALFFTVTKVKYTQYCGKCHSDVTFNNKCYNVLSGNIACIDCHAPENRSMKVMAVEMADERCTSELCHPLQKLSETATRFKKTRDFRHATHTKHFPGNLTLRCVSCHSHGNGRRHFETEADTCNVCHFAGMQQALLTREKQPISECTLCHAPVEKNIQIYGNTFNHIAYEERKNVGCSDCHFAVVQGNGAVVRENCYVCHQTIQEKYTAPDMHDIHIMNHKTSCVACHSAIIHTAMKKNGVVLSNIPNRTFDLSLYKTQWMVMAGTGGAGIADEPDPMFIATLNCSACHKDVLLSKVAPEVCNNCHDSGFDKIVSEQISFVSKRMRLLKLLLKRAKKLPLPNAGHVITEAESNYYFIKEDGSNGAHNIKYVKDLLEYSITKLNQVLQEST, encoded by the coding sequence TGAAGTATACACAATATTGCGGCAAGTGCCATTCGGACGTCACATTCAACAATAAATGCTACAATGTCTTGTCAGGGAACATTGCCTGTATCGACTGCCATGCACCCGAAAACAGAAGCATGAAGGTAATGGCGGTCGAAATGGCGGATGAACGTTGTACATCAGAACTGTGTCATCCTTTACAAAAACTCTCAGAAACGGCAACCCGATTCAAAAAAACAAGAGATTTCCGGCATGCAACACATACAAAGCATTTTCCAGGCAATCTTACGTTGCGCTGTGTCTCCTGCCACTCGCATGGTAATGGCAGAAGACATTTTGAGACAGAGGCCGATACCTGCAATGTATGTCATTTTGCCGGCATGCAACAGGCGCTTCTCACAAGGGAGAAACAACCCATTTCCGAATGTACCTTGTGTCATGCTCCCGTAGAAAAAAACATTCAAATTTACGGCAACACATTTAACCACATTGCTTATGAAGAAAGGAAGAACGTGGGTTGTTCCGATTGTCATTTCGCTGTTGTACAGGGAAACGGCGCCGTTGTCAGGGAGAATTGTTATGTATGCCATCAAACTATTCAGGAAAAGTATACTGCACCGGACATGCATGATATCCATATAATGAATCACAAAACATCATGTGTTGCATGCCACAGTGCCATTATACATACCGCTATGAAGAAAAATGGAGTTGTGCTTTCAAATATTCCGAACCGCACATTTGACCTCTCTCTCTACAAAACGCAATGGATGGTTATGGCGGGAACGGGCGGCGCAGGCATTGCGGACGAACCCGATCCCATGTTTATCGCAACGCTCAATTGCTCTGCATGCCACAAGGACGTATTATTATCAAAAGTAGCGCCGGAGGTATGCAACAATTGCCATGACAGTGGATTTGACAAAATAGTATCTGAGCAAATATCTTTCGTCTCGAAAAGAATGAGGTTGCTAAAGCTTCTTTTGAAAAGGGCAAAAAAACTCCCTCTTCCGAATGCAGGGCATGTTATTACCGAAGCGGAGTCGAATTATTATTTTATCAAGGAAGATGGGAGTAACGGCGCCCACAACATTAAATATGTAAAGGACCTTCTGGAATACAGCATTACGAAACTCAATCAGGTCTTGCAGGAAAGCACATGA
- a CDS encoding GmrSD restriction endonuclease domain-containing protein encodes MQKYSVNQHLIETILAWVNSGEIAIPEIQRPFVWDSSKVRDLMDSLYQGYPVGYVIAWRNPNVRLKDGSLSEGKKVLIDGQQRVTALTAAILGQYIINKTYQQVKIKIAFNPIEERFEVQNPAILKDKTWLHDISEAINGDLFEIADNYFELNTDVDKKHVRNAFSNLINIPKKQIGLIELSPDLDIETVTEIFIRINSKGVVLSQADFAMSKIAADTENGGNELRKAIDYFCHLAIAPDFYKHIVDNDKEFAKTDFFQKMQWLKTENEDLYDPDYNDLIRVTFTSQFNRGRLSDLVSLLSGRNFETRTYEAEIAQQSFATLKNGVTNFINETNFKRFLMIVKSAGFISPKLIRSQNAINFAYIVYLKLKDLGVSSVDIESYARRWLVYSILTGRYSGSPESAFDFDIKQIEHKPFNEILNEREEAELSEAFWNASLPQSLDTSVASSPYFHVFLASQVKANDKGFLSKDVLVSDLISLRGDIHHLFPKDYLKKNGLDRSKYNQIANYVYMQSEINIKVGNKPPKDYFDLLKTQMIENNRQVSGISTEQELLDNLKVNCVPTELMEMTIDDYQDFLALRRKLMANKMRDYYFGL; translated from the coding sequence ATGCAGAAATATTCAGTTAACCAACACTTAATCGAGACAATTTTAGCTTGGGTAAATTCAGGAGAAATTGCAATTCCGGAAATTCAAAGACCATTTGTTTGGGACAGTTCAAAAGTCCGCGACTTAATGGACAGTTTATATCAAGGTTATCCTGTTGGCTATGTTATCGCTTGGAGAAACCCTAACGTAAGGCTGAAAGACGGAAGTTTAAGTGAAGGTAAAAAGGTTTTAATTGATGGACAACAACGAGTAACAGCATTAACAGCTGCAATTCTTGGACAATATATAATCAACAAGACATATCAACAAGTAAAAATCAAAATAGCGTTCAATCCAATTGAAGAACGGTTTGAAGTTCAAAATCCAGCCATTCTTAAAGACAAAACCTGGCTACACGATATTTCAGAAGCAATAAACGGAGACCTATTTGAGATTGCGGACAATTATTTTGAACTAAATACTGATGTTGACAAAAAGCACGTTCGTAACGCTTTCTCAAACCTTATTAACATACCGAAAAAGCAAATTGGTTTAATCGAACTTTCGCCTGACTTAGACATTGAAACCGTTACGGAAATTTTTATCCGCATCAACTCAAAAGGCGTTGTTTTAAGTCAAGCAGACTTTGCAATGAGTAAGATTGCAGCAGACACCGAAAATGGTGGAAATGAACTAAGAAAAGCGATTGACTATTTCTGCCACCTTGCCATTGCTCCAGACTTTTACAAACACATAGTAGATAATGACAAGGAGTTTGCAAAAACAGACTTCTTTCAAAAAATGCAATGGCTCAAAACTGAAAATGAAGACCTTTACGACCCCGACTATAATGACTTAATTCGTGTTACTTTTACTTCACAATTCAACAGGGGCAGACTTTCCGACTTAGTTAGTTTGTTATCAGGAAGAAATTTTGAAACAAGAACATACGAAGCGGAAATAGCTCAACAATCATTTGCGACACTTAAAAACGGAGTAACCAACTTTATCAATGAAACCAATTTCAAAAGGTTTTTAATGATTGTAAAATCAGCCGGCTTTATTTCACCTAAACTAATCCGTTCACAAAACGCCATAAATTTTGCTTACATAGTTTACCTTAAACTGAAAGACCTTGGAGTAAGTTCCGTTGACATTGAGAGTTATGCAAGACGTTGGTTGGTTTATTCAATTCTGACAGGTCGGTATTCAGGTTCACCAGAAAGTGCGTTTGACTTCGACATTAAGCAGATTGAACACAAACCATTTAACGAGATTTTGAACGAACGAGAAGAAGCCGAACTTTCAGAAGCATTTTGGAACGCTTCTTTGCCACAAAGTTTGGACACTTCTGTTGCAAGTAGTCCATATTTCCACGTATTTCTTGCCTCACAAGTAAAAGCTAACGACAAAGGATTTTTATCAAAAGACGTTTTAGTTAGCGACTTGATTTCGCTTCGTGGTGACATACACCATTTGTTTCCAAAAGACTATTTGAAGAAGAACGGGCTTGACCGAAGCAAATACAATCAGATTGCAAACTATGTGTATATGCAGTCAGAAATAAACATTAAGGTGGGCAACAAGCCTCCTAAAGACTATTTCGACTTACTCAAAACGCAAATGATTGAGAACAACAGACAAGTAAGTGGAATTTCGACAGAGCAGGAACTTTTGGACAATTTAAAAGTGAATTGTGTTCCGACAGAGTTGATGGAAATGACCATAGACGACTATCAAGACTTTCTGGCTTTGAGAAGGAAACTTATGGCAAACAAAATGAGAGATTATTACTTCGGACTATGA